A window of Rhizobium tumorigenes genomic DNA:
CAACCATCGCAATCGACGGCGTATGCGAAGTCAACTTCGTTCGAACAGGGCCGAGGGGCGGCGTTCCCTTCTTGTTTGTTCACGGGGTAGGGCTGGACCTGACCTGGTGGGGCGCGCAGGTCGAGGATTTCGGACGCGATCGTGACGTCGTCGCTCTCGATTTGCCAGGCCACGGTCTCTCCGGGGCCATGGTCCGTCCACTCAGCTTCGAAGTGATGACGTCAGTCATCGAACGCGTCATCGTCGAACTGGATGGCGGCCCCGTACATCTGGTGGGGATATCGTTCGGCGGAATGATCGCTCAGACACTTGCCCTCCAGCGTCCCGACTTGGTTCGCTCGTTGACCTTGGTGGCGACACTGTGCACTTTTCCCGAACCCGTCCGCAGCGCGCTGCGCGAGCGAGCGCGGGTCGCCCGCTCCGAGGGAATGTCGAAAATCGCACAGCTTTCCAATGAACGCTGGTTTCCACCGCACTTCCGCGAGCGAAGGCCGGACTTGCTCGACCGCGCGACAAGGAGCCTGCTGGCGCAGGACCCGGAGTTCCACGCGTCCATCTGGGAGCTGATAGCCGGGCTTGACTTGGAAGCACAGCTTCCGGCCATCTCTGCCCCGACGCTGGTGATTGTCGGAGCCGAAGACATTAATGCGCCGCTCTCGGCAGGCAGGCTAATCGCTGATCGGATTGCCGGGGCGGAGTTGCACGAGATGATCGGGCTGGGCCACTTCCCGCCATTTGAGACAGCGGAACCCTTTAACGCGCTGTTACGCGATTTCCTGAAAAGGCGGGCCGTCGACCAGATTTGAGGTCTGGTGGAGCGAATGTCTGCGCGTCGGACGCTCCTAGTGGGCACATCCGCAAACGCCCGATGCAGCGCGGCATCGTCTATTTCGGCAACGGCAGGGACACGATCGCGTGCCTTTGCACAGTGGTTAGGTCAGCCGAAGCCGATCAACCACAGCCATGACGGGGCGGTTGAACCTCAGCGGCCTCGCAGACGGACCGGGTAGTCAGCTACCTCCTTAGCAGGGGATGGACAACGTTACCTCAAGCATCGACCTTGTTGGATTGCTTTCGACAAAAGGAAGCAGCCTGACGCATTGGGGAACAAACGGCTGGCAAGCCTGTTTCGATGCGAACAAAGCCGAAAGGGATAAGCGTGGCCGCTCATCGATCTATTCCAAAGCATCTGGGGCTCACCGTTCTCGCGCTCGTTGCCGTTGTCGTCGGGGCAGCGTTTTGGGGTGCCGCCGACAGGCCCGAGGAGCCGCTTCGGAAGCCCGACCATGGTCACCTGGCGGACGTTCCCGAAGCCATCCCGGCAAAGGGGCTTCGCGACGTCTTCTGGCGCGTGCTTCATGAAGTCTCCGAAGATCGCGTTACGCTCATAGCCGGCGGCGTCACCTTCTACCTGCTGCTGGCCCTTTTTCCAGCACTTGCGGCGCTAGTATCATTGTACGGTCTTGTCGCCGACCCGGTCACGATCTCAGAAAATCTGGGGAAACTAGCGGGCATGCTTCCTCCCGGCGCTTTCGACATGTTTGCCGACCAGATCAAGAGCCTGGCAGAGAAGCGGGACAGCAGCTTGGGTCTGACCTTCTTCTTCGGGCTTGCCGTGGCGCTCTGGAGCACGCACAACGGGACGCTGGCCATCTTCGATGCGATGAACATCGCCTATGAAGAGAAAGAGAAGCGCGGCATCATCAAGCTAAACGTGGTCGCCTTCTGCTTCACAATCTGCGGCATGCTCGCTGCTATAGTGATGATCGGGCTTGTGGCCCTGCTGCCGACAGTGCTCTCCTATATCTGGCTTGATCAATTCAAGGAGAACGCGCTTCTGTTGCTGCGTTGGCCGATCGTCCTGGTGGTCGTGGCAGCCACGGTTCTGGCTATCTATAGAGTAGGTCCGAGCCGGGAGCCGCCCAAGCTGCGCTGGATGACCTGGGGAGCCCTGCTGACCATAATCGGCCTTACCGCCATGTCGCTCGGCCTGTCCTACTACCTCTCCCACTTCGCCAACTACAACGCGACCTATGGCACGCTGGGGGCGCTGATAGGCTTCCTGGTCTGGACCTGGCTCTCAGTCACGGTCCTGATCGTCGGGGGCGAACTCAACGCCGAGCTGGAACACCAGACTGCAAAGGACTCCACTACAGGATCGCCAAAGCCGCTTGGACAGCGGGGCGCATATGTGGCGGACAACGTCGCATCGAGTGGCGGGTGAGCTATCCGGTGCCAGTTGAACACCGAGGCTACTTGAGGGCAACCCCTTCAGACTTCAGGCCGTCCTTCAGCGCGTCGATCACATCGTAGCGGGTCTCTGACCACTCAGACGTCGTTGCCCAGTATTGAAGGGTCGGCACGGTCTTGTCTGCCGTGGCGCAGATACTGTTACGATGCGTGCCGCGGAATGTTGCGAAGACATCTAAGGCTGGGGAAGAACAACCATCTATGTGAAACGGCCCGGCTGGGATACTGGGCCATTTCATTTGATCCGAGGTCAGATCAGCTGGGTATTAGAACGTACGCTGAATGCGCAAAATGCCTGCCCAGTTGTCGTTGTCGCCAGGTGCGCTGTCGTACTTCGTGTAGCTAACTTCCGGCTGGAAGACGAGATCCTTGACCGGGTAGAATTTCAAATTAGTCGTAGCGGCAAACGTCTTGTTGTCGTCGTAGGCTACCTGGACGTTAAACTTCAGCTTGTCGTTGATCTGATCACCGATGCCGCCCCAAACCGCCCAATCACCCCAGCCAATACCGTTGCCGTTGTCGCCAGCGTACTTGTTGAGCTTGTTGCCGTCGGTGTTGTAGCCACCCATGACAAATGCCGAGAAGCCGCCGAACTTGGCATCGATACGGGCCTTTAAAGCGCCTTCTTCAACGATCGAGTCATAGCCGCCGACAACGCGGAAGGTGAAGGCACCGGTCTTGTAACCGAGACCGAGAACGCCGTCCGGAGCGTAGTGGTCCGAACTATTTTCGCCGTTAGCACCAGCGGCATTGCCGTTGTAGCTGTCTTCGATCGAAGCCACTGCCGTGAAGCCGTTGCCCGCGTCGTAGCTGTAGGTAAGCTGGTTCAGCTCGTCCTGGCCCTTGATTCCGTATTCGATCACGTCGTCGTTTACGACGTCGCCAGCGTAGCCCATCCACGCGGAGTAGACCGAGTCGGCCTTACCAACGAGGAAGCCACCGAGGCTGATGTTGGCCCAGAGAAGCTTGTTGGTGTTGTTGCCTTCCTGCGATTCAAAGCGGAAGACGGTATCCGTCTTCAGAGCGCCATACTCGGTGTCGGTTGCCGTATCGACAGACAGCTCAGCGCGGGTCTTCCAATAGGTGCCGCGAGCAGACGCGTCTTGACCGACGCGATAAGCGTTGTAAACACCGATGTCTTCGCGAACACGGCCGCCGATTTTCAGGCAGGTTTCCGTGCCTGGGATGTAGAAGTAGCCAGCGCCATATGCATCACAGATGCGGACGTATTCCAATGGCTCAGGTTCAGCCGCGACAATGGCGTCAGCTGCATGGGCACCGGACACGACCGAGAGGGCAGCGGCCGAGCCAAGAAGAAGGGTTCTAATGTTCAATTTACTCGCTCCAATCGAAGGGTGATGCCGTGGCCGCGTGGGGTTGCGCGTCTTCCCATCACCTAATGTTCGTAATCCGCTAGGGCGAACAGAGTGCGTCGACTCTCGTTCTAGGAGCTTCTTAGCAACTAATAGTTTTGGCGCCTTATCAATTGGTGCTCGGGGGCGAAAATTGAGTTCGGTTTCCAATACTGCGTTGCGCAAAAATCACGTCACAAAATCGTAATAAATACTGCTTCGCACAAACGGCCGAGATGGCATCAGTGGTCGGGGAGCATCTCTCCGAGATGTTGCCGAGCCCATTTCACCTCTTCCGCTGCCGTACGGCGAAAATGTCGTTTGAAGTCACGGCTGAACTGGGCTGGACTGACATAGCCAACAGAAAGGGCGACTTCAGCGATCGTGCGGTCTTGCCGGGCCAAGAGAACCCTCGCCTGATGAAGGCGCATCGCTTTCACATACTGTATCGGACTGCTTCCCGTCAGCGGCTCGTTGACCCTGCGGATAGGCCCCGATAATCCAAAAGTCAGCCGAGAAGCGCAATTTCTTGTGGCCGGTTCCCGCAGGGAGCACCAACGCGTGTCCCGCGGTCATTGTCAGCTCGAGCCCCGCCTCGGCCTCCGATTTACAAGTCGGTTTCACCTGTCGCTACTCCAAAGGCTTCATGCGCTGTCGTATGGTAGTGGTGGTAGTCGTAGACCCGTTTTTGACAAATAGCCTTTCGAATCCGTTTAAAGATCGGTAGGATCCATCCATGTCTCATTCCTTGCAAGCGATAAGCCATTGTTATCTATTGCAAGTCGCACTTCATCCTTGAACCCACCCCGCTACAAAACATGTCAAAGCTGGTTAGAGACGCGACGGTGTCAGCCATTTAGAAATGCGACACTGGCTCTGCGGGTCAGCCCCCGATCCGCCCGGCTGGTCCGGGTTGCAAGGGCGGAGCGGGGGCGGTGGAGAACACCGTTTCGGCTTTAGCTTTGAGACGATGTGCGCTTCTGTTCATTCGGCAGCCTCCATCCGCGCCAGCGCCTTCTGCCGCTTTGCAATCACCGCCGGGTCGTTCATGTAATCTGTCCTCGGCTTGCGACCGCGCTTCTGATAGCCATTGCCCTGGCTGCCGTCGCGAATGCCGAACATGTGATCCGTCTGGCCGGTGCGGCGGGGACCGCTCTTGCTACGGTGCAGTTCGCGCCCGGCCTGCATCTCGGCGACAACAGACAGCATGTCGTCCAGACGCTTGTTCTCAACGACGTCCGGCCGATGGACCGACCGCAGCTTGTCGAACGTTCTGTAGGGCAGGGCAAAGCTCTCGTGCATGATCTCGAGGCGACCGTCGGGATAATCGCAGACAACAACCTTCTTTCCCGAAAGTGGCCTGGAGAGGTCAGTCGGATCGAGAATGAACAACACCTTGTCGTAGCGCAGCGTCAAAGCTTGCGACAACGTGCGGACTTCCTTCCGGCACATAGCGCCATCAAGGTTCTCATGATCGGCCAGCGACCGGTGCATGTCCTTCGGATTGCGTGGTGACTTGCCGAAACGACCATTGAAGTCGGCGATAAATTCCGGCGCATAGGCATTGGCCGCCGCGATCGTATCGATGCCGTGTAGCCGTAACTCCTTCACCAGCCGATCCTGCAGCGTCTGGTTGGCGCGTTCAACCCGGCCCTTGGCTTGCGGGGTGTTGGCGCAGATGATGTCGATGTTCAGCTCATAAAGCGCGCGTCCAAACTGCGTCAGGCCGCTCGTCCGGTCTTTCTCCGACGCATGGGTCGCCCGAAAGACACCATGCTTGTCGCTGTAGAAAGCCAGCGGTTTGCCCCATTGCTGCAGATAGGCCTTCGTCGCATGCAGGTAGTCGAATGTGTTCTCCGATCCGGCAAAGCGCAGATGCAACAGTTTGCCGGTGGCGTCATCAATGTAGACGAGCAGGGCGCATTTGGGGCCGCGGCTTTCGAACCACCAGTGATGCGAGCCGTCAATCTGGACGAGTTCACCAAAACAGTCGCGCCGGCCGCGCGGTTGGAACACGCGCTTCTTGCGGGCTCGGCGCGAGGTCCAGATACCAGCCTCGGTCATCCATTGGCGCAGCGTCTCCTTGGCCACCGAGATCTGATGAAGCTCGATCAGCTTCTCACGCGCCAGCGTCGGACCGAAATCCAGATAGCGTTCCCGGATCAGATCCAGCGCCGCATTGCGAAAATCTTCGCTGTGGCGGCGATTGCTGGGTCGTGATCGCTTCTTCGACACGAGGCCGGCCGAACCGGCACTGTCATAAGCCTGCAGCAGCCTGTGGACCTGGCTGCGACAGAGATCAAGCAGTTCGGCCGCCTGAACGACACTCAAGCGATGATCCCGGATCTTCTGGATGACTTCGAGGCGATGCAATTCTTTCTGTGACATGGTGATCAAACAGGACATGACGACTCCGTTCGCTCCTGGTCTCCACCAGGCTGGACGTCGTCATCCTTGCTCCCAACGTTGATGTTGACCAGTGCATCGAAAGGCGAGACTGTCGCATCTCTAACTGGCCCAACTGTCGCATTACTAAATAGCCGCTACAAAACAAAAATGCGTAATGATAGTTATGGAACCTTGATCAACACATTCGATCGGACATTCGGTGGAGGTAAGCGCTGTTCTTACACCACGGTATTTGGGGCTGACGGGTTTCATTATCACTGTCGGCAGCAAGGCGTTCCGCTTTAGCCATCTCTACCGCTTTGGTTCGAACGGCCCGATATCATGCTCCTCGGTATCGGGCAGCCATTTCGCCAGGCCACCAGCCGCCGGAGCGGTAGCTGACATTGCTTTGCACCGAGCCAACGTCCTTGGCAAACAACCAGCCGGAATCAATTCCATCTTGTTCCCAAGTGATGCTCTTCTCAATCATCACATACCCCGTTGGTGGAGCTACCCAAACATTCTATCTGGGCGATATGACCACGGCAACAACTCATCGAACTGGCTCTTTGGATGGCCGTTGACAATCCTGGTGATGATGTCAGTTAAATTGGCCATCGGCTCAACGTCGTAAGCTTGGCCGTTTCGACGAGCGAGGCAATGGTCGCCCAGTATTCCGCCCCGGCGTCAGAGCCCGCAAAGAGCGAATTCTTCCAACTGCGAGCAGTTGTCGCCTTGGATCGAGCAACAGCGTCTCGTCGGCAAAGAGCTTTGATGATGTCCTCAAAACGTCGAGCCGCCACTGATGAACAGGCCGCAGACAATCGGCCGGCTTCTCCCGTTTGAAGGTGGTGTTGAATATAAATGTTACCTCAAAAGCTTAGGATGTTGCGCCCCTATTTGGGCGTCACTTCCGCATTCAAAGTTTAGGTTAGAAAGGCTCTGGCGCCTAGCATTTCTTGCACTGGTCGAAGGACGGACATCAGAAAGCGTCGTTCACGAAGCGCTCCCCCCCGCCGTCCTTGCAATGTTGAGGCGGTAGAAGTCTTCACGCCATGTGACCTGTGCGCGAAACAACCTGCCGGCTTCTCCCGTTTGAAGGTGGCGTGGAATATGAAGTTTAACTTAAACGGTTAGGAATTTGAGCCCCTATTTGGGGCGTCGTTTCCGCTTTCAAATCTTAGGCTAGAAAGGCTCTAGTTTCGGCCTATCGAGGCATGTTGTCGCTGTAAGTTGGCGCTGTAACTGGTTTTGGTGTTGTTTCTTCTCCAACCACTCAGTTGATACAATGTGGTGGCACTTGGCTTTGGGGCGTCCATTCCCTGTCGATTACCATATTGTGGCGGCTTTTATCGGTGCCAACGTCCCCTTTTTCCGTCCAGTTCGCCCCTCCGTTACTAATTTAGAGTGCAAGTAGAGCCGACGGCCTCACCGAGAATTGGCTCTGCGCCTGTGGGGCACCGCACGGCTTACAGGGCCTCTTGGGTCCGTGCCCGTCGGAAGATAGGGCTGAGCGTAAGTAGACGCCCGCCAGGCAAGGTTCACACCGTCGTTGGTTGCGAACGCGGCTCGGTGTCTGTCCTCTGTGCTCCTGCCGTTGAGACGCTCTGGTCTCCTCTGCGGGCATCCTAGTGTGGCCCCCACATCGCCGCGTAGCTTGTTCTCGTTTCCTTCACTATTTCAGCAGTTGTAACAGTATCACGATGTCCCGGGGCATCGGGAAGCCGCGGGACTGCCGGCTCCCCATGTGCGGGCCCATTGCAGTCTGTTCCCCCTTCCGGTCTCCCGCTTGCTGGAGCTACATCAATTCGCGCCCGGCAAGAACGTCTGCGTCTTGCCGGTGAGGCGATAGGCGGCCAGACCGAGCCATTCGTGAGCGGCGGTGTCGCTAATATCCAGTCCTTCGGCGATAGTACTGTACGGCAGTTCGAACTCTGCATTTCTAGTGCGGTAGTCAACTGGATAGGGAACGGTGGTGAACCCAACCGCTCTGAATGACGCGACCGCACGCGGCATATTATAGGCTGAGGTGACGAGCAGCCAATTGTCGGACGGCTGTGGTTTGGCTATCGCCATGCTTTGAACGGCATTTTCATAAGTTGTCTGGGAATTGCGCTCAGTTTCAATACGCTCTGAAGCTATCCCAAGGTCCACAAGCACGCGCTGGGCAATCTCCGCCTCGGTTTGACTTTCTCCGAGCACGAGATGGCCACCGCCCCCAGAGAGTATAATGCGAGCCTGGGGATATCGGCGTGCAAGCGCGGCAGTCTGAAAGATCCGCTCGGCATTGTTGTTGAGCGTAAGGCTGTTTCTGCTCGCTGTTATATGGGCTTCTTCAGCCCCACCGAGCATCACGATGCCGGTCACGTAACCGGGAAGGTCGGAGGCGGTGAACCGGTCCTCTAGAACCGTGAGAGCGGCGGGGCCAACCGGAGACCAGCCTGCGATGCAAAGCAGTACGGATGACGTGCCGAGCAACCACAAGGCCGTGCATGTCCTTCTTAGGAGTAACGCTGTGATCCCTAAAAGTCCGAGCAAGGCAACGAAATTCGATGGTAGAAATACTGACGCAACCAGTTGATAAAATATTAGGAACATTCTGCATCTGCTTTCAGGATAGCGTTGCGCCGGGGACGAGTCTGGAAGCGACCCATCCTGTAAGTTGCCGTTAATCCCTTAGAGGTTTTGTCAGACTACGCATCATTTAGTTCTGGTTGATGAACAAAATCGGACGACTGTAACTCTCACTTGCCAAGATTGGCCGAATTCGGGTTTGGTTAGGGTCGCAACTCGACCAACGACAACTCGGCATCCCGTAAAGACGTGACCCAAACGACTTCCTGCTTTAACTGCTGCGGCTGCGGCCTGTTGAGCCCACGACTGAGCCTCCCCTTCGTCGCATCGGCTTCAGCCTTGCTGGGCCTTGAGGAGCAACCACGCAATCGGAATGCAAAAGAGGCGCGTCAATCGATGCCCGTCTTGCCCCCCAATGCCCGGTCAATCTTCACCCTATCGACGGGACAGTGCGAAAGCGCACAGACACCTGCCTGGATCCAGCATTTGTACACTTCACCCTTCCCTTCCCACTGGACATCCACAGCGATCCCGGCCTCGGCGAATGGATATCTGGCCCGCCTGCAACGCTGGGCCCGTCTACAGCCGTCTCAACGACGCATAGGCGACGTTGCGATTGGCCCCTGATCAGACCGCCCCTTCGAACTTGCCGATATCGTTCGCCGCGTTCGATATTTTTCCACATCTCCGACTCCGGCCTTAACAGGAGCGACCAGTTCATAAAGGTCTCCATGTACCCTACGCTGACCTCGTCGGAGAAATTAGCAAACAATAACATCCCACCCGGCTTCAACATCCCTAAGCAATGGCGGGTCAGTTAACGGCTACACCGTAGGACAGATAATCGTAGAGACCCGCGGCATAGATCAGGTCGAACTGACCGAGTGTCTTCGTCCGGTTAGAATTTCAAGTACCGAACCACCCATAGCCTAGACGAGCTTCCGGCGTAACCGATCCACTGTATGTACTGCGAGTCGGTTCCACCAACGATGAAGCCGCCAGGCCTGATGCTTGCAAACAGAACCTTAGAGCTCCGCTTCCCACATTGCCTGCGATCAGCCGTCGTCGCTGCACAATTTCTGTCGAACGCTTGATGCTGTTGGAGGTCCTCCAGGTCCAGATCCTTCATCTTTCCGCGACGTCGCGCGGTGGGCCTGCGTGCTTGCCCCTGCCGACTTCGCCTTCGTCGTTCACTCACTGCGCGTGTGTGAGAGCGGCCTATCCTCGCTTCGATCAAGGACAGTGTCCACCGCCACGGGTGCTCGGCTTAATGTGACTCGCTCCATTTGCAGGCACGGTACGGACTTCAGGAGAAAATTTCGTCGTCTTGCTTGTCATAGAGCGTACGTCTGGCGTGCTGGGGCCTGCGGTAAACCCAGGGCGGACCGTCAGCCTCTTTCAAATCGCTTTAGCATCGTCCTCAGCTGCGCGTTTTGCTGTGTCAGGTGCTCTGCCAGCAACTGCTTCAGGCGCCGGTTTTCGGCACCGAGCAACGGCAACTCGTCAGAGTGGGGCTCCACACCCTCGACTGTCACCGTAGCTGCAGGCGCTAATTTGCGACCCCCGGCCTTTTCCAACCGACTCGTCCGATGACGCTTCGGTGTCCCTGTCGTTTTCGGTTTGAGCTTGCCGGCTACCGGCTTCAAAACAGTGTGTTCCGTCCAAGCCCGATCTTGCTGATGCGGTTGCATATTCACGGACCCGGTCGACGGCATCATACCCAGCTGGATTTCACCAGCTTCACAGATATCGGTAGCATCCTTTTCGGCCTCCGGTCCGAACGGTTGATCAACACGGGAGACCGGAGCGTTCGAAACGGCGTTCTGCATGAACGGGAGAGTTGTTTCCGCTTCCCGCACAAGCGCCTTGAGATCGGTCTCGCCCCAGATGGATTTTGGCTTAGTCTTCAATCGCCGGCGCGCCGATTTGATTTCGACGACGAAACTGCGCTGTTGTGGTTTCATTGCTTAATTCTCTGGTGATCGTCTTGCAGACTCAAGAGCGCTCGAAGCGCTCGAGCATTGCTCTCAGCTGGGCATTCTGCAGCCGGAGCTTGTGCGCAAGGAGGTCTCTCAGTTGCTTGATGTCCCTGTCGAGATCTATGACGTCGTTGGCAAGGGCGTTCGTTGGAGATGATGGGCCTGCAGCGGCCATCTCAGTGGCGTCGACGGGGTTTTCATATGTTGGATCGCTGCAGTCTCTCCTTAACCCC
This region includes:
- a CDS encoding alpha/beta fold hydrolase; translation: MPTIAIDGVCEVNFVRTGPRGGVPFLFVHGVGLDLTWWGAQVEDFGRDRDVVALDLPGHGLSGAMVRPLSFEVMTSVIERVIVELDGGPVHLVGISFGGMIAQTLALQRPDLVRSLTLVATLCTFPEPVRSALRERARVARSEGMSKIAQLSNERWFPPHFRERRPDLLDRATRSLLAQDPEFHASIWELIAGLDLEAQLPAISAPTLVIVGAEDINAPLSAGRLIADRIAGAELHEMIGLGHFPPFETAEPFNALLRDFLKRRAVDQI
- a CDS encoding YihY/virulence factor BrkB family protein, with amino-acid sequence MAAHRSIPKHLGLTVLALVAVVVGAAFWGAADRPEEPLRKPDHGHLADVPEAIPAKGLRDVFWRVLHEVSEDRVTLIAGGVTFYLLLALFPALAALVSLYGLVADPVTISENLGKLAGMLPPGAFDMFADQIKSLAEKRDSSLGLTFFFGLAVALWSTHNGTLAIFDAMNIAYEEKEKRGIIKLNVVAFCFTICGMLAAIVMIGLVALLPTVLSYIWLDQFKENALLLLRWPIVLVVVAATVLAIYRVGPSREPPKLRWMTWGALLTIIGLTAMSLGLSYYLSHFANYNATYGTLGALIGFLVWTWLSVTVLIVGGELNAELEHQTAKDSTTGSPKPLGQRGAYVADNVASSGG
- a CDS encoding porin — encoded protein: MNIRTLLLGSAAALSVVSGAHAADAIVAAEPEPLEYVRICDAYGAGYFYIPGTETCLKIGGRVREDIGVYNAYRVGQDASARGTYWKTRAELSVDTATDTEYGALKTDTVFRFESQEGNNTNKLLWANISLGGFLVGKADSVYSAWMGYAGDVVNDDVIEYGIKGQDELNQLTYSYDAGNGFTAVASIEDSYNGNAAGANGENSSDHYAPDGVLGLGYKTGAFTFRVVGGYDSIVEEGALKARIDAKFGGFSAFVMGGYNTDGNKLNKYAGDNGNGIGWGDWAVWGGIGDQINDKLKFNVQVAYDDNKTFAATTNLKFYPVKDLVFQPEVSYTKYDSAPGDNDNWAGILRIQRTF
- a CDS encoding ISNCY family transposase; translated protein: MSCLITMSQKELHRLEVIQKIRDHRLSVVQAAELLDLCRSQVHRLLQAYDSAGSAGLVSKKRSRPSNRRHSEDFRNAALDLIRERYLDFGPTLAREKLIELHQISVAKETLRQWMTEAGIWTSRRARKKRVFQPRGRRDCFGELVQIDGSHHWWFESRGPKCALLVYIDDATGKLLHLRFAGSENTFDYLHATKAYLQQWGKPLAFYSDKHGVFRATHASEKDRTSGLTQFGRALYELNIDIICANTPQAKGRVERANQTLQDRLVKELRLHGIDTIAAANAYAPEFIADFNGRFGKSPRNPKDMHRSLADHENLDGAMCRKEVRTLSQALTLRYDKVLFILDPTDLSRPLSGKKVVVCDYPDGRLEIMHESFALPYRTFDKLRSVHRPDVVENKRLDDMLSVVAEMQAGRELHRSKSGPRRTGQTDHMFGIRDGSQGNGYQKRGRKPRTDYMNDPAVIAKRQKALARMEAAE
- a CDS encoding YdcF family protein — protein: MWLLGTSSVLLCIAGWSPVGPAALTVLEDRFTASDLPGYVTGIVMLGGAEEAHITASRNSLTLNNNAERIFQTAALARRYPQARIILSGGGGHLVLGESQTEAEIAQRVLVDLGIASERIETERNSQTTYENAVQSMAIAKPQPSDNWLLVTSAYNMPRAVASFRAVGFTTVPYPVDYRTRNAEFELPYSTIAEGLDISDTAAHEWLGLAAYRLTGKTQTFLPGAN